From Chryseobacterium joostei, the proteins below share one genomic window:
- a CDS encoding ligase-associated DNA damage response exonuclease — protein sequence MKLITFTRKGIYCPQGKFYIDPWRPVDMAIITHGHADHARWGMKKYLCHHFTKPILHQRIGSDIECQSVAYGETITINGVKVSLHPACHIIGSAQIRLEYKGYVTVVSGDYKIQDDGLSTPFELVKCNEFVTESTFGLPIYNWLEVQDLNQKLQNWVLKNKENNKTSVFIGYSLGKAQRIMTAVEELGKIYVHYSIGKLNEAFESVGINLPDYTIADFRERSKEVEHEIVIVPPALLDSNIIKKIPDPATAICSGWMQVRGARRWRSADAGFAMSDHADWKGLLQTIKATEAEIVHVTHGQTEIFSKYLNEIGIHADIVETLYGEDEEESEKETIENPES from the coding sequence TTGAAGCTAATCACATTTACCAGAAAAGGAATTTACTGTCCGCAGGGAAAGTTTTATATAGATCCCTGGCGGCCTGTTGATATGGCCATCATCACTCATGGACATGCAGATCATGCCCGTTGGGGAATGAAAAAATACCTTTGCCATCATTTTACAAAGCCTATCCTCCATCAAAGGATTGGGAGTGATATTGAATGCCAGAGTGTGGCATATGGTGAGACTATTACCATTAATGGAGTAAAGGTTTCTCTTCATCCGGCATGTCATATTATTGGTTCTGCACAGATTAGGTTGGAATATAAAGGATATGTAACTGTTGTGTCCGGAGATTATAAGATTCAGGATGATGGATTAAGTACTCCTTTTGAATTAGTAAAATGCAATGAGTTTGTTACCGAAAGTACCTTTGGACTGCCTATTTACAACTGGCTGGAAGTTCAGGATTTAAATCAAAAACTTCAAAACTGGGTATTGAAAAACAAAGAAAATAACAAAACCTCAGTGTTTATCGGGTATTCTCTTGGTAAAGCCCAACGAATTATGACAGCTGTAGAGGAGCTGGGAAAAATATATGTACATTACTCTATCGGAAAGTTGAATGAGGCTTTTGAATCGGTGGGAATTAACCTTCCTGATTATACCATTGCCGACTTCAGAGAACGTTCAAAGGAAGTGGAACATGAAATTGTAATTGTTCCACCAGCCTTACTGGATAGTAATATTATTAAGAAAATTCCGGATCCGGCCACGGCTATATGTTCCGGATGGATGCAGGTACGTGGTGCCAGAAGATGGAGAAGTGCAGATGCAGGATTTGCCATGAGTGATCATGCAGACTGGAAAGGATTGCTGCAAACTATAAAGGCTACCGAAGCAGAAATTGTTCATGTTACGCATGGGCAGACAGAAATTTTCTCAAAATATCTGAATGAAATTGGCATTCATGCAGATATTGT
- a CDS encoding SDR family oxidoreductase: MSKTILITGAASGFGKIAAFELAKKGHQVIATTQVYPQMSDLIREASAQGVTLTVDKLDVTNSRDIAYILNKYDIDILISNAGIMEGGPIAEQPVDIIRSMFEVNVFGALELAQGFIKKFIEKKGGKIVFTSSMGGLWTVPYVAAYCASKHALESIAEGLKTELAPFNIKIATCNPGVFGTGFNDRGVDSIFRWYDPKVNFTPETAFDGASESLAHQLDPYSMAEVIVNVALDDNSDFRNVHPKETEDFVKQLQSEAWTAKS, translated from the coding sequence ATGAGTAAAACAATTCTAATTACAGGAGCAGCAAGCGGATTTGGAAAAATTGCAGCCTTTGAGCTTGCTAAAAAAGGACATCAGGTAATTGCAACCACGCAGGTATATCCTCAAATGAGTGACCTAATTCGTGAAGCTTCAGCTCAGGGTGTGACTTTGACGGTTGATAAACTAGATGTAACCAATTCAAGGGATATTGCCTATATTTTAAACAAATATGATATTGATATTCTGATCAGCAATGCGGGTATTATGGAAGGCGGTCCTATTGCAGAACAACCGGTTGATATTATCCGATCTATGTTTGAGGTGAATGTATTCGGTGCGTTGGAACTGGCACAGGGCTTTATTAAAAAGTTTATTGAAAAGAAAGGTGGTAAAATTGTCTTCACTTCATCAATGGGAGGTTTATGGACGGTACCCTACGTGGCCGCTTATTGTGCTTCTAAACACGCCTTGGAATCAATTGCGGAAGGATTGAAAACAGAGCTGGCTCCGTTCAATATCAAAATCGCAACCTGTAATCCGGGGGTATTTGGAACAGGGTTCAATGATAGAGGAGTAGACTCTATATTCCGTTGGTATGATCCAAAGGTGAATTTTACTCCGGAAACAGCCTTCGATGGAGCCTCTGAATCTCTTGCCCATCAATTAGATCCGTATTCCATGGCAGAAGTTATTGTTAATGTGGCTCTTGATGACAATAGTGATTTTAGGAATGTACATCCCAAGGAAACTGAAGATTTTGTAAAACAGCTTCAATCTGAAGCGTGGACTGCTAAAAGCTAA
- a CDS encoding GlcG/HbpS family heme-binding protein, translated as MTGISYELAEKVLHAAIEKAKSLGIPVSIAVVDTGGHLVAFARLDSIYGVIDFAIKKAKTAIMFGIDSDVMGSIISGAEIHGYGMLNSNNGLLTLAGGVIIKDENRAIIGAIGSSGGTPEQDKEIAHTGASAIA; from the coding sequence ATGACTGGAATCAGTTATGAACTAGCAGAAAAAGTACTGCATGCCGCAATAGAAAAAGCAAAATCATTGGGTATTCCTGTAAGTATTGCTGTGGTAGATACAGGAGGACATCTGGTTGCTTTTGCAAGGCTGGACAGCATATATGGGGTGATCGATTTTGCCATAAAAAAAGCAAAAACTGCTATTATGTTTGGAATTGACAGTGATGTAATGGGAAGCATTATTTCAGGTGCTGAGATCCACGGATATGGAATGCTGAACTCCAATAATGGACTTTTAACCCTTGCGGGAGGTGTCATCATTAAGGATGAAAATAGAGCGATAATTGGTGCTATTGGTTCATCCGGTGGTACTCCTGAACAGGACAAAGAAATTGCTCATACAGGAGCGTCTGCTATCGCTTAA
- a CDS encoding helix-turn-helix domain-containing protein → MEKTSEIIFDKLVYSCAFEAYRGHEEFIPDHFLGFQISGETHAFHDQGKTIIRENTVVLVRKNQLIRTIKKPLNGEKYQFISITLDDETLRQYASEQKMIMDTPFAGNQRLFFESDDFFKSYFASLIPYINKTKEIPPRLAVLKVKEAIELLLQAHPELKNLLFDFSEPHKIDLKEFMNKNFMFNVSVEAFARLTGRSLSGFKRDFSKIFNMTPKQWLKEKRLNEAYYLIKNKNKKPSDIYLDLGFENLSHFYSSFKKKYGITTTAL, encoded by the coding sequence ATGGAAAAGACTTCTGAGATTATATTTGACAAACTGGTTTATTCGTGTGCTTTTGAAGCCTACAGAGGCCACGAGGAATTTATTCCGGATCATTTTCTGGGATTTCAGATCTCTGGGGAAACGCATGCCTTTCATGATCAGGGAAAGACCATTATTAGGGAAAATACAGTAGTTTTAGTCAGAAAAAATCAATTAATCCGAACGATTAAGAAGCCTTTAAATGGTGAAAAGTATCAGTTTATTTCCATTACGCTGGACGATGAAACCCTGAGGCAATATGCCAGTGAGCAAAAGATGATAATGGATACTCCTTTTGCGGGTAATCAGCGGTTATTTTTTGAGTCTGATGATTTTTTTAAGAGTTATTTTGCATCATTAATTCCTTATATCAATAAAACGAAAGAAATACCTCCAAGACTGGCTGTATTAAAGGTTAAGGAAGCAATTGAACTTCTTCTGCAAGCTCATCCTGAGCTCAAGAATCTTCTTTTTGACTTTTCTGAACCTCATAAAATCGACCTTAAGGAATTTATGAATAAAAACTTTATGTTCAATGTATCTGTGGAAGCTTTTGCCCGGCTTACAGGTCGCAGCCTTTCAGGTTTTAAGAGGGATTTCAGTAAAATATTCAATATGACTCCAAAGCAATGGCTCAAGGAAAAAAGATTGAACGAAGCTTATTATCTGATTAAAAACAAGAATAAGAAACCATCGGACATCTATCTCGATCTGGGATTTGAAAATCTGTCTCATTTCTATTCTTCATTTAAAAAGAAATACGGAATAACCACCACAGCATTATAA